The following is a genomic window from Mus musculus strain NOD/MrkTac chromosome 17 genomic contig, GRCm38.p6 alternate locus group NOD/MrkTac MMCHR17_NOD_IDD1.
CACCCAGTCAGCAGGGGGACTCAGAAACACAGACCTGGGAGGTGTGGGACAATGTACCTGTCATACACACTCGATCACACAAAtactatacatgcacatacatacacacacattcatacacaataGTACACACCtgcatacccacatacatacacaagcacacatgcacacacacacaccaaacacaactttggaaagggatAGGGAGAGCCCTTTGCTTCTTTCCCAGGAACCAGTAATTCTCTGTACTCCCATGGGAGAGTAGCCTCATAATCCCAGTCTACTGCATGGCAGAATAGTAATGGACCCTGTCCTGGGAAGGTCTCCTTGAGTTGTCACATTTTTTGACAGCTCAAGAGGATAACAGCTACTTCCTGCTGGcttttatgtcatcttgacacaaggtAGGGTCATCTGGGAACAAAGAACCTGAGTAGGGAAAATGCTTCCATAGCACCTGCCcatgggcaagtctgtgggacattttcttgactggtgatttgatgtgggaggacccagcccatgtgAGCACAGTTATCATTGGTATGTGGTTGTAGGATATAGGAGAAAAgaaactgagcaagccacaggaagcAATCCAGAAGCCACCGGAAGCAATCTGCcaagcagcatcctccatggcctctgccacagctcccgcctccaggttcctgcctgcttgagttcctgacctgacttgCTGTAAACAAGAACTGGGAGTGTGAGTCAAGTAAACACTTTTCTCCTTGAGGAAATGCTTGGGgcttgggtttgatcccagcaggAGAAACTCTAGCTAAGATAGTGCTCTGCTCGGAAGGGAGAAGTCTATAGGAGTCACATACCTGCATAGAGCTGGGCCTTCTTCCAAGCTGAAAATGAACACACTCTGGTGAGAACCCAGTCAGAATAGCCCCACTCAAAGCTAACCTTCCTCCATCCATTCTAAAAGTGAGGCTTTGCCTACGAGGAGAGAGGACCCTGAGGAGCCAGCCCCTGCAAGATTCAGAGGCACCAGAGTATTATGGGAAATTCCCTGACCACAGATGAGAAAGATGGCATTGTAGAGTTAGTTCCCCCACTGCCCCGTTCTGTGGTGCACAGCTGTAGCTGTGCAATAGCTCATCTACTTCTAaaatgatacagaaaaaaaaatagttaacaaCCAAACCTTGGTAAATGGGAGAATATCttagaaaataataaagttaTTCTACAATTGTCAGAAAACATTTGATATCAGAAATTTTGGACATGAAGTGAATTCGTTGTTGTAGTGTCCAGAGTTCCTCAGGTAAAATATCTCCAAAGCCAGGCATCACTATGCCAGTAACACCTAGCTTACTATCCCCCTCCCATGGAGGACAGCAGCCCAGGCTTCTGCCCATCACCTGATCAAAACCTTCACGAGTTAGGGGAACAGGCCCTTAGTGGATCTCATTTAGACAAAGGCTggagttatctgagaagagggacCCTCCATTGAGAAAATATCTCTAGAACATGGCTGTAGGCACAGCtatgtggcattttcttgattaataattgatgtgaaAGGAGCTGCCCACTGTGGAGTCAACCCTAGGCAGGCAGTCCTGGAGTGAATCAAGTAGCGTGAACAAGCCATTGGAAGGAAGCAAGTAAGCAGCCTTCCTctatagtctctgcttcagttcctgctcccgGCCCCTgctgtgagttcctgccctgactttcctcaacGATAGACTGTGGGGTAAAAATGTGTAAGAAGAGTAAACCCTCGCCTCCCCAAGAGGCTTGTGGTTGGGgtatttaccacagcaatagaaacctaaccaagacaactttctttaatgaaatgTTCATACTCATGTCTGCTTCCAGGCACAGACCATACTCTAGAGCTACAGCAGCCCAAACTCAGCAATAAATGCATCAGGAATTGGTTAAATAAAGGCTCAGGACAAGGACATATCCAGGAGTCATACATTTTTCAGCTCTGGGCAGAGATCTGAAGAAGCCTAAACACAAGGCTTCCACCTTCCTGACCCTTCCATTTCGGGCCCCAGAAGCGGTTCCAACAATGCCAAGAATCAAGAAGAGAACAAGTGTGGAACCATGGGACACTGGGACAGTCACTCACCTGCCCTGTAAGCTGCTTTCCTTCGATCTGAAAAGTAACACACAGGAGTCAAGAGAGCTACTCAGATCCTAAGGGGACCAAAGGGCTCAGGAGGAAAAGCAGGACTCACCACGCTCCACCATGAGTGCACCTGAAaaacagggaggagaggaagtCTGTACActtgagaggaagaaaggaaacacagTTTGGGTTCCTGATTCTCTGAACTACAGGCACCTGACCTAAGGACTCCAGCTGTCCTCTCTGGATTTTGTTTTCCACCTAATTTGATCCCAGAACACTTGGCCCTCCTGGGGCCTCTGAACCTGTCCTTCACTGCTATGGTGACTTACCAGCAGTCCTCAGAGCATCATCCCTTGTCTTCAGTGACTCATCCTTCTCACGCTGAAAATTCACCGTTTCCTGCTGCACCTTCAGCCTTGCAGAATGCTCCCTTCTGAGAAGATAGCTTGTCCCTAAGACTAGTAGTCCCATCATGGTCAGGGTCACAAGAAAAGCTGGCTTCCAGGGAGAGGCCTGAGGGAAGAAgggctctgtagcccaggcagagagacagtaatGGGTAAACCTGAGGAGAGACAGCCTACCACACTCAAAAAAGGCCACACACTTCCTGGGCTCTGTAGGAGTGAGGGACAACTCTCACCTGGGATGAACATGGCTGTGGCTTTCTCCTGGCCCAAGATAGGATTGAAGATGGAGCAGGTCACATTCCTCACAGAGCTGTCTCTCACAACCAGCAAGGTCTCTGTGCTGAACAGTCCTTCAGCATCTTTAGTGTGGGTCTCTGAGGAGAATGCtgtgagattctctcctctggaGTCTTTCCAATGCACCTGAGGCTCCGGGTACCACCCTGAGgtcatgcacacaacacacactccaCCATCTTCTGGACCTTTGATGTGTACTTCAGGGACAGAGCCCATTGCTGCAGGAGAACAGATGTGAACACCCTAGAACCCACTTTAGGTTGAGGGACCCCATGTGAGCAACCATGTGACAGATGGAAACCTTTCACATGACAGATGGGAATTGGAGGGGAAAGGCATTCCTGCATTGGGACAAGGTTGGGCCCCTATTGCCTGACAGAGGAAAAAAGGGAGAGCGCATTGTGGGGAACAGACCACTCCTATATCAACCACAAGATCCTGAGGAAGCTGAAGGAAGTTGAACACAGGAGCCTGAGGTGGGAACCAGCACTCCATCTGTCCATTAATCACACACTTGTGAACCTCATGGCAGGCCCACACCCAGCTCTCCTCTCAGGGAAGACAGACCTTgagcatccttccttcctcccctccatcACTTGCCTTTAGTATTGACCGCCATTTCTCACTGTCTGCTCACTAACACTCAGTGACTTCCCTGCCGACCCCTCTAAACTATACATTCCAACCGCTGGTATTTCCATAACACCCACAGGATCCCTAACCCACAGAACTAGACACAGCACATTTTAGGGGATCCACCTATAGAATTTGAGTTAAATTATGCATGTAGGAATTCACTACCCATTTCTCATCTCAAAATGGGAAACTAGAAATGAGTAGAGATAAAAATGACAGACGAGAGCACCCCTGTGAGCCCAGCACTGCACAGCAAGCTAAAGGACAGTCTGGCAAACATGAGAACTTCtctcaaaacataaaagaaaataaggggCTGAGTGACACGAGCCCTCAGTTTCCTCCCACACACAGGTCACCCAAGGTTTTTAGAACAGGGATCAGTTAACCAACCTGCCACCTTCAGTTCCAAGATGGCCTCATCATAGAACACTCCTTGCTGGAAGTGGCAGATGTATATCCCACTATCTGATGCCTGGACATTTAGGATCCTCACAGCAGCTGTGCCTTGATGGAACTGGTCCTTCACCAGCAAGGTGCGCTGTGAATACCCAGGCATCTGCccttccttctgctcctcttggtCCCGATAGAAAAGTACTGCTTCTGAGAATCTGCTGCGGAACCACCTCAACTCTTCCATGTTCTCCACATTCATGGCTGGAAACACGGAGCAGGGAAGGATGGCTTCCCCACCTGGTGCAGCCACAATGGGGTCTGAGGGACCAAAGACCCGGAACTCCTCTGTGGACACAGATGTAGCAGTGAGAGGCTGGAAAGACACAGGAGGATGCAGAGAACACACTCTAAAGGGGAATATCATCCCAGCagaaagcaagggatagatggagTTGCTCTATGCACTGTGCACTAGGCATGCATGACTAACTAATTCACTAATGTACAAGTAACCTTTGGACATAGCAGTGCACCCCATAAatgatgtaaaacaaaacaaaacaaaacaaaagctaaacaacaacaacaacaacaaaaacacacttCTGCCTGTGTCCCTGACCACAGACCCTTCCATGAAGGAATCCCTTGTGTATTCTTTCTCCAGCCTTCATGTACCTGGTCACCAGAGCATTTCAGGGAACTGACTCTTCACTGAGAGCTCTAGCCTCAGTATGTTTGGGTGGGTTCAAGATCATAAATTTATAAAGATCACTACAGATGCTCACACAATCAAGTATATGGCCACACCTTGGGAGACACGGGTGTAACTGGCTGATCTCATACAAGACCCAGGGAAGTTCCAACACCCAATCCTAATCCTGTTATCAGCCAATTTCTTCATCCACTGAATAATGTGAATATTAAAACAGAgagctgaggctgaagagatggcagaACAACTAAGATACAGGAGATTCCTCTAGAGgatacaggttcaattcccagcacctacaggaTGGATCATGACTACTTATAACTCCCTTCTGGATTCTGTGGCCATCAAGAATAGAGGTGTatgttacacagacatacattcaacgGAAATGCCCAAACACATTAAATAAAGCATACACAGCCAAAGTATACTTCTCTGAAAAAAGCCCCTGATTCCAGGTGCCCGATAACTTTTTGATAAAGAAGGAAGATTGACTGCCTCACACTGGGAACCCTTGGCCCTCTAAACTGGAGGACTTTGACACAGGCACTGTGGCCCCAAGAGCTCCTTGTCACTCTGCACTGCTCCATTTGTGTCTAGCACACTGCTGCCACTGGAGAGACCAGGACACCTGTCTGCTGTCACCCAACCCCACGTCTATGACCCTAACATGGAGTCAAAtcctgtctctgctctgctcaAGGCTCAGTCCTGACTCTGCTTTTCCCACCAGGGATCACCAAGCCCCCAGGCCTGCTCCCAACTCAGTCCTCCCCAACAcagctcctgcctctctctccctgagTAATTCTGCTGCAGCCAGCACTGGCCTCTGCAGCTCCTCACACCCCAGGCACACTGTCTGTCCAAGGCTATCCCAACTATGATCCCCAGGTAGGGTCTGGTTATGGAGCTCAGGCTAGCCAAGGACTTACAATATTCCAGTGTCAGCCTCTCAAAGGCTGATGCACACATTGTCACCTGATATTTTTATTAGTCACACAATGTAAATGGAAAGATGGGGAAATCTTGTATGCCAGATTTCTATGGGTCTCCTGCACATCTGACCTACAGAGAACCTGGCAGCTCAAACCCACTGTAGGGATACACGGGAAGACAGTCCAGGACAGACTCACGTGTGGTCACCCAGCTAAGCAGCTGTGTAAGGACAAACAGGCAGGAGACATGGAAGAGCAGAGAGGGCTTGCGGTGATTTTCCATGTCCAGCAGAACTGAAGAGAAAAACAGGAGAGGCAGATCAACACCCTGCGGCAGGAGGTAAGAGGCCAGATCCACCCAGATCTTGGACCCCTCATCAGAGCCAGCATTGCTCAGGGCAGGAGATCAGCCCACAGGACTGAAACACATCAGTGCTCACAGGGTGAAGGCTCCACACAACCCAACTCTGACAAACAGCCCGGCCTGGACTCCTCTCAACCCTGGGCAGACTGGGCAGCTAGGGACACACAAGTCATTTCGTGGAAGCTattcctttccttcccacctcAGCCCCAGCTCAGGGGCAGCCAAACTCTACTCCGAATTATAGGCCCTTCCTTTCTCAGAGCCTTGAGGAGAAGCCAGTGTAGACACCATGACAACAACTCCCTGTTATGCACAAAGTGCCTGTGACCCCAAGACATGGAGCCTATGACTCTTCCTTGGGAATAGAATGGACCCGATATTCTATGGCTCCACAACTGTGACCAGCCCCTTACCAGCATCTTCAGAGACACACAGTTCTCCAAGAATGCTGACAGGCCCATCACAAATGCCTTATCCTAGCTATTGGCTTTGGAGATTCTGTATGCTTCTGTCCCAGACCAGCCCCGCCATGGTTCCAGGTTACACCCAGACTCAGCAGGTGCCACACACACATGTCCCACAGCACAGGTTTActctcatagtctctgttgaTAATGACCAAGCTGAGTGTACACACAATTGAAAAGAACAGGAGAGAGGCCAGAGCAGGCAGGCTGACTGGGGCAGTTGGGTGTTGGGCAGGGGAGGGCTCAGGGCAGGCCTGAGTTACCAGGCCaaagagagtgggggggggggaagagagagagaaggagaaaacacTTTTCTTCCCaaaccacgggggggggggggagccaaagGCCTGAGAAGGACAAATATAGGGAGTTCTGAGCTGCCTCCAGGCTCAGACACCAGGGAGGTGACCTGCTGAAACTCACTCAGCATAACCTCCTTTCTGCTCCTTCTGCAGGCCCCAGCTGCCTTTAGTGCCCACCTACCTGCTTTTCTTTGCCCCCAGCTTTGAAAGGCTGTGACTTCATCAGGAGAAGCTCAGGGCCAAGGGGACCCAGCAGACCCCAAATCCTCTTCTCACACTTCATCCCCTATCCAAGAGGTTCTCACAGC
Proteins encoded in this region:
- the Btnl4 gene encoding butyrophilin-like 4 precursor (The RefSeq protein has 1 substitution compared to this genomic sequence): MENHRKPSLLFHVPCLFVLTQLLSWVTTQEFRVFGPSDPIVAAPGGEAILPCSVFPAMNVENMEELRWFRSRFSEAVLFYRDQEEQKEGQMPGYSQRTLLVKDQFHQGTAAVRILNVQASDSGIYICHFQQGVFYDEAILELKVAAMGSVPEVHIKGPEDGGVCVVCMTSGWYPEPQVHWKDSRGENLTAFSSETHTKDAEGLFSTETLLVVRDSSVRNVTCSIFNPILGQEKATAMFIPEPFFPQASPWKPAFLVTLTMMGLLVLGTSYLLRREHSARLKVQQETVNFQREKDESLKTRDDALRTAGALMVERDRRKAAYRAAWKKAQLYADWRKEHFEAWTFTLDPASAHPILAISPDRLSVSRKDSTLCLDDLFCVLGIRGISSGRHYWEVKLRNGDSSKWTLGVCREGVDRKGCFSECPHKGFWTVGRSSSGYLAYIDTGTALLSLRQAPQSVGVFVDYTEGDISFYNMSDMSPMFSFHEASFSGTLFPYFRLKSGNVSMIIQSMACASEGREGEDRRRGRKRSRKGRKGKRTKRGKKLVLLPLEESLSPAGEGLVPGSCVVDSFPEEVSPFLQHARNSLFP